The following are from one region of the Acidobacteriota bacterium genome:
- a CDS encoding acyl-CoA dehydratase activase — translation MAYAAGVDVGSTQTKAIIIDEHGIIAGRSLRDTGANVVRAAEKAFAEALAGAKISEREVEYVIGTGYGRYRITFGNAQVTEISCHARGAVKFFPNTRSVVDMGGQDTKAIRVNAEGEIDDFCMNDKCAAGTGRFLGAAAAALDLGLDNLGPTALKSDKPVRISTTCTVFAESEVLAWLGKGKKVEDILWGVHQSIASRSAGLMRRVGVEDEITFTGGVTRNVAMVKALEERLDKKLNVSEESHYMGAMGAALFALDHILTSRTPTKSTKSAEARP, via the coding sequence ATGGCATATGCAGCTGGAGTCGACGTCGGCTCGACACAAACCAAGGCCATCATCATCGACGAGCATGGAATCATCGCCGGCCGCTCACTGCGAGACACCGGTGCCAACGTCGTGCGGGCGGCCGAGAAGGCCTTCGCGGAGGCCCTTGCCGGCGCCAAGATTAGCGAGCGGGAGGTGGAGTACGTGATCGGCACCGGCTACGGCCGCTATCGGATCACGTTCGGCAATGCGCAGGTCACCGAGATCAGTTGCCACGCCCGAGGCGCCGTGAAGTTCTTTCCCAACACTCGAAGCGTCGTCGACATGGGTGGCCAGGACACCAAGGCCATCCGAGTGAACGCGGAGGGCGAGATCGACGATTTCTGTATGAACGACAAGTGTGCCGCCGGTACCGGTCGTTTCCTGGGCGCGGCGGCTGCGGCGCTGGATCTGGGTCTGGACAATCTGGGGCCGACGGCGCTCAAATCGGACAAGCCGGTGCGTATCAGCACCACCTGTACGGTGTTCGCAGAATCGGAGGTGCTTGCCTGGCTCGGCAAGGGCAAGAAGGTCGAGGACATCCTCTGGGGCGTCCATCAGTCGATCGCAAGTCGTTCCGCGGGATTGATGCGTCGCGTGGGAGTCGAAGACGAGATCACCTTCACGGGTGGCGTCACGCGCAACGTTGCGATGGTCAAGGCTCTCGAAGAGCGTCTGGACAAGAAACTGAACGTCAGCGAGGAATCCCATTACATGGGCGCCATGGGTGCCGCACTCTTCGCCCTCGACCACATCCTCACCAGTCGAACGCCCACCAAATCTACGAAGTCGGCGGAGGCAAGACCATGA
- a CDS encoding acyl-CoA dehydratase activase: MSITAGIDVGSTYTKAVVFNGKELIGKAMNATGFKLTEVSEALFDAALAEAGLKRDDVEYTIATGYGRHQCYVKDLAVTDLTSAARGAHFLFPGTRTVLDIGGQTMKATRIDESARVKNFRLNDKCAAGTGAFLEKTARYMGYETEQIGGLMDTSREEVTISGVCAVFAESEVINHLSMGTSPGDIMQGSANSLSERSVQLLKRVKAEPEFTLIGGLLRWPRMVDAIAKQLGEKVNVADPELVQYTAAVGAAILGQVRLERLQAERVAG; the protein is encoded by the coding sequence ATGAGTATTACCGCCGGGATCGATGTGGGCTCGACCTACACCAAGGCCGTCGTGTTTAACGGGAAAGAGCTGATCGGGAAGGCGATGAACGCGACCGGGTTCAAGTTGACCGAAGTTTCCGAGGCGCTCTTCGACGCCGCGCTCGCCGAGGCCGGCTTGAAGCGAGACGACGTCGAGTACACCATCGCCACCGGTTACGGGCGTCATCAGTGCTACGTCAAGGATCTCGCGGTGACGGATCTTACCTCCGCGGCACGAGGGGCCCACTTCCTGTTCCCCGGGACACGAACGGTCCTCGACATCGGTGGTCAGACCATGAAGGCCACGCGCATCGACGAGTCGGCGCGGGTCAAGAATTTCCGTCTCAATGACAAGTGTGCCGCCGGTACGGGTGCGTTCCTGGAGAAGACGGCCCGTTACATGGGTTACGAAACCGAGCAGATCGGCGGTCTGATGGACACCTCTCGGGAAGAGGTCACCATCTCCGGCGTTTGCGCCGTCTTCGCGGAGTCGGAGGTGATCAACCACCTCTCGATGGGGACGTCTCCCGGCGACATCATGCAGGGCAGCGCCAACTCGTTGTCGGAGCGATCCGTCCAACTACTCAAGCGCGTCAAGGCGGAGCCGGAGTTCACGTTGATCGGCGGTCTGCTGCGATGGCCGAGGATGGTGGACGCCATCGCCAAACAGCTGGGAGAGAAGGTCAACGTGGCCGATCCCGAGCTGGTGCAGTACACGGCCGCTGTCGGTGCGGCGATCCTCGGTCAGGTTCGTCTGGAGCGACTCCAGGCCGAGCGAGTGGCGGGTTAG
- a CDS encoding tryptophanase, whose product MKRIIEPFRIKVVEQLRMTTREEREAVLRRAHWNLFRIPADEILVDLLTDSGTGAMSSEQWAAMMRGDESYAGARSWYRFRDRVREITGFRQIIPTHQGRAAERILFSCLGVADRVVVSNTLFDTTRANAEFQGARPIDIPIPEALIPAEEHPFKGNIDLDALQRILEDPSSDVACVIHTVTNNSGGGQPASLANIRAASTLCRTHEVPFYLDACRFAENAYFIKLRESGQSDRTPEAIAREMFSLADGATFSAKKDGLANIGGFLANNDDALATKEENLLILTEGFPTYGGMAGRDLEAICVGLSEVLDEEYLRYRLGSTRYLGNALTELGIPIVRPPGGHAVYIDAGAMLPHIPPGELPGQALACAFYLAGGVRGAEIGTLMFGDHAALELLRLAIPRRVYTQSQIDYVIDVAAEVAKDKAALRGLRIVEQAEHLRHFSAKLEPLA is encoded by the coding sequence GTGAAGAGGATCATCGAACCCTTCCGAATCAAGGTGGTCGAGCAGCTCCGCATGACCACGCGCGAGGAGCGCGAGGCGGTCTTACGTCGCGCACACTGGAACCTCTTCCGCATCCCGGCCGACGAGATCCTCGTGGACCTTCTGACGGACTCAGGGACCGGCGCCATGTCGTCGGAGCAGTGGGCCGCGATGATGCGGGGAGACGAGTCCTACGCGGGTGCGCGTTCCTGGTACCGTTTTCGTGACCGCGTCCGGGAGATCACGGGGTTCCGCCAGATCATCCCGACGCATCAGGGTCGGGCCGCCGAGCGGATTCTGTTCTCGTGTCTGGGAGTCGCCGACAGGGTGGTCGTCAGCAACACCCTCTTCGACACCACACGCGCCAATGCCGAGTTTCAGGGGGCGCGTCCGATCGACATCCCGATCCCCGAGGCCCTGATCCCCGCCGAGGAGCATCCGTTCAAGGGCAACATCGACCTCGACGCACTTCAGCGAATCCTGGAAGACCCATCGAGCGACGTCGCCTGTGTGATCCATACCGTCACGAATAACTCGGGCGGCGGTCAGCCCGCATCCCTGGCCAATATCAGGGCGGCATCCACGCTGTGTCGAACGCATGAGGTTCCGTTCTATCTCGACGCCTGTCGCTTCGCGGAGAACGCGTACTTCATCAAGTTGCGCGAGTCCGGCCAATCGGATCGAACCCCCGAGGCGATCGCCAGGGAGATGTTCTCCCTGGCGGACGGGGCAACGTTCAGCGCCAAGAAGGACGGGTTGGCCAATATCGGCGGTTTTCTTGCCAACAACGATGACGCCCTTGCAACGAAGGAAGAGAATCTCCTGATCCTCACCGAGGGGTTCCCCACCTACGGTGGCATGGCCGGGCGGGACCTCGAGGCGATCTGCGTCGGCCTGAGCGAGGTGCTGGACGAGGAGTACCTTCGCTATCGTCTGGGCTCGACCCGCTACCTGGGCAACGCGTTAACCGAGCTCGGGATCCCGATCGTGCGGCCACCCGGTGGACATGCCGTCTACATCGACGCGGGCGCGATGTTGCCCCACATCCCCCCCGGAGAGCTCCCGGGGCAAGCCCTGGCCTGTGCGTTCTACCTTGCGGGTGGGGTGCGCGGTGCCGAGATCGGGACGCTGATGTTCGGAGATCATGCGGCCCTGGAGCTGCTGCGTCTTGCCATCCCGCGACGGGTCTACACCCAGTCCCAGATCGACTACGTGATCGATGTCGCGGCGGAAGTTGCGAAGGACAAGGCCGCGCTACGAGGGCTTCGTATCGTCGAGCAGGCAGAACACCTGAGACACTTCAGCGCTAAGCTGGAACCGCTGGCCTAA
- the had gene encoding 6-hydroxycyclohex-1-ene-1-carbonyl-CoA dehydrogenase, which yields MQTRAWTVNKLAAPMVPVEREVIAKSGEVVVEVAGCGVCHTDLGYFYEGVPTKHGFPLTLGHEVSGTVVETGDETTDWLGRAVVVPAVIPCGSCATCRSGRAQICPEQVFPGSDVHGGFASHVCVPARGLCPVPDLSDTTVNPDALELRDLSVIADAVSTPYQAIVRSGLVSGDLAVFIGVGGVGGFGVQIAAAMGAVVVAVDMDDDRLALMAEHGADLTLRSDQLDFRELRKAIRKLAAEREIPSWRHKIFETSGSPAGQATAFGLVGHGAYLSVVGFTPKKLELRLSNLMAFDATVQGNWGCPPEHYPAIVDLVLSGRVKLKSFIEHRPMSTINQTFEDLHERRVSRRVILVPE from the coding sequence ATGCAGACCCGTGCCTGGACCGTAAATAAACTTGCAGCGCCGATGGTCCCCGTGGAACGAGAGGTCATCGCCAAGAGCGGTGAGGTCGTGGTAGAGGTCGCAGGCTGCGGCGTCTGTCACACCGACCTCGGCTACTTCTACGAGGGCGTTCCGACGAAACACGGGTTCCCGTTAACCCTCGGCCACGAAGTCAGCGGGACCGTCGTCGAGACGGGCGACGAGACGACCGACTGGCTCGGTCGCGCGGTTGTCGTACCCGCCGTTATCCCGTGCGGAAGCTGCGCCACGTGCCGCTCAGGCCGTGCACAGATTTGCCCGGAGCAGGTTTTCCCCGGTAGTGACGTCCACGGCGGATTCGCATCCCACGTGTGTGTTCCGGCCCGAGGGTTATGTCCGGTTCCCGATCTGAGCGACACGACCGTCAACCCCGACGCGCTGGAGTTGCGTGATCTTTCCGTGATCGCCGACGCGGTATCGACCCCGTACCAGGCGATCGTTCGATCGGGACTCGTCAGCGGCGACCTCGCGGTGTTCATCGGGGTCGGCGGCGTAGGTGGTTTCGGCGTGCAGATCGCAGCGGCGATGGGAGCCGTCGTCGTCGCCGTCGATATGGATGACGATCGCCTGGCGCTGATGGCGGAGCACGGCGCGGACCTTACACTACGCTCGGATCAACTGGACTTTCGCGAGCTGCGGAAGGCGATTCGAAAGCTGGCTGCAGAACGCGAGATCCCATCGTGGCGCCACAAGATCTTCGAGACCTCGGGGTCGCCGGCGGGCCAGGCGACGGCGTTCGGCCTGGTGGGACACGGGGCCTATCTCTCCGTCGTCGGGTTTACACCCAAGAAACTGGAGTTGCGTCTGTCAAACCTGATGGCCTTCGACGCCACGGTACAGGGCAACTGGGGCTGCCCTCCGGAACACTATCCTGCAATCGTAGATCTCGTCCTCTCGGGTCGCGTCAAGCTGAAGTCGTTCATCGAACATCGCCCGATGTCCACCATCAATCAAACCTTCGAGGACTTACACGAGAGACGGGTCTCCCGTCGAGTCATCCTCGTGCCGGAGTAA
- the oah gene encoding 6-oxocyclohex-1-ene-1-carbonyl-CoA hydratase, whose protein sequence is MEFKDHALLPDREYEGVLYENQPLQRPNGEIVEGLHAARVTLNNPKQYNSYTTEMIKGVIAGMRRASDDRACVAVVFTGAGHKAFCSGGNTAEYATYYAGRPEEYRQYMRLFNDMVSAILHCDKPVVCRANGMRIGGGQEIGMACDFTVAQDLALFGQAGPKHGSAPDGGSTDFLPLFVGIEAAMESCTLCQPWTAHKAKRLGLIGRIIPALKVNGEFVPNPRAITDQWIDSHGEIVYGEPQVGDAARQAKEAIAAGEVDLSLLDREVDALVYQLAMTMPGCLSKTVESMRKHKLEHWDRNRETNRAWLGLNMMTEGRAGFRAFHEGSRECREPDFLLLRQRLAEGAVWGEELVDEILRKAHGKETVG, encoded by the coding sequence ATGGAATTCAAGGATCATGCCCTGCTACCAGACCGTGAGTACGAGGGCGTACTGTATGAGAACCAACCGCTGCAACGCCCAAACGGAGAGATCGTAGAGGGTCTCCACGCCGCTCGGGTCACGTTGAACAATCCAAAGCAGTACAACTCCTATACGACTGAGATGATCAAGGGAGTCATCGCAGGGATGCGACGGGCCTCCGACGATCGTGCGTGCGTCGCCGTCGTGTTCACCGGCGCCGGTCACAAGGCATTCTGCTCCGGTGGCAACACCGCAGAGTACGCAACGTACTACGCGGGTCGCCCGGAAGAGTACCGACAGTACATGCGTCTGTTCAACGACATGGTCAGCGCGATCCTTCACTGCGATAAACCGGTGGTCTGTCGTGCCAATGGGATGCGCATCGGTGGGGGGCAGGAGATCGGGATGGCCTGTGACTTCACGGTCGCGCAAGATCTCGCCCTGTTCGGTCAGGCCGGCCCCAAGCACGGATCGGCGCCCGATGGCGGCAGCACCGACTTCCTTCCGCTGTTCGTGGGTATCGAGGCCGCGATGGAGAGTTGCACGCTCTGTCAGCCGTGGACCGCCCACAAGGCCAAGCGGTTGGGTCTGATCGGACGGATCATTCCCGCACTCAAGGTCAACGGCGAGTTCGTTCCCAACCCACGGGCGATCACCGATCAATGGATCGACAGTCACGGCGAGATAGTCTACGGCGAGCCGCAAGTCGGAGACGCGGCACGCCAGGCGAAGGAGGCGATCGCGGCGGGCGAAGTGGATCTATCGCTGCTCGATCGCGAGGTGGATGCGTTGGTCTATCAGCTGGCGATGACGATGCCGGGCTGTCTCTCGAAGACGGTCGAGAGCATGCGAAAGCACAAGCTCGAACACTGGGATCGGAACCGGGAAACCAATCGAGCCTGGCTCGGGTTGAACATGATGACCGAGGGTCGAGCCGGATTCCGGGCCTTCCACGAGGGATCGCGGGAGTGCCGAGAGCCCGACTTCCTGTTGCTACGCCAGCGCCTGGCCGAGGGAGCCGTCTGGGGCGAGGAACTGGTGGACGAGATCCTCAGGAAGGCTCACGGTAAGGAGACGGTCGGTTGA
- a CDS encoding enoyl-CoA hydratase-related protein: protein MSRNETVRLERLEGGQIWRLWLATPKANILDMDKVERLSALFSQAASEQNLKAILIEGEGPHFSFGASVEEHLPGKVDAMIPGFHQLFERLFDAGVPTLAAVGGQCLGGALELASLCNRVFAHPGAMLGQPEIVLGVFAPVASVALPERIGRSRAEDLCLSGRSIGAEEALRIGLVDAIDDEPGMAALTYAREYLVPHSASSLRLAQRALRDGYRKRFKQELRSVERLYLDGLMSTKDAHEGLSAFMEKRKPAWRNQ from the coding sequence TTGAGCCGGAACGAAACGGTCAGGCTGGAGCGCCTCGAGGGTGGACAGATCTGGCGCCTCTGGCTGGCCACGCCCAAGGCCAACATCCTCGACATGGATAAGGTCGAGAGGCTGAGCGCGCTCTTCTCGCAGGCGGCATCCGAGCAGAATCTGAAGGCGATCCTCATCGAGGGCGAAGGCCCGCATTTTTCGTTCGGTGCCAGCGTCGAGGAACATCTTCCCGGCAAGGTCGACGCAATGATTCCCGGCTTTCACCAGTTGTTCGAGCGATTGTTCGATGCGGGCGTTCCGACGCTGGCGGCCGTGGGCGGTCAGTGTCTCGGCGGTGCCCTCGAACTGGCCAGTCTCTGCAACCGTGTGTTTGCTCACCCCGGGGCCATGCTGGGTCAACCGGAGATCGTCCTGGGCGTCTTCGCGCCGGTCGCGTCGGTCGCCCTCCCGGAGCGGATCGGGCGCAGTCGAGCCGAGGACCTGTGTCTCAGTGGTCGTAGTATCGGTGCCGAGGAGGCGCTACGCATCGGACTGGTCGACGCGATCGATGACGAGCCCGGCATGGCGGCATTGACGTACGCTCGCGAATACCTCGTTCCGCATTCCGCATCAAGTCTTCGCCTTGCACAGCGTGCCCTTCGTGATGGGTACCGGAAGCGTTTCAAACAAGAGTTGCGAAGCGTTGAAAGACTCTACCTTGACGGGTTGATGTCCACGAAGGACGCACACGAAGGGCTCTCCGCTTTCATGGAAAAACGAAAACCGGCCTGGAGAAACCAGTAG
- a CDS encoding SDR family oxidoreductase produces the protein MTQPPIDLASLSPELLRGKVAMVTGGGGGIGLATARMLMHAGARVVSVDLAGRSAAEGAESIECDLSDSAQVTRLFAAFDAAHKQLDMLVHAAGTTRDGVSWKMSDEDWRSVLSVNLDSAFFLARQAVPRMRSSGGGAIVLIASINGERGKFGQTNYAASKAGLIGLGRSLARETGKFGIRVNVISPGLIETEMTSGLPEVDRQRAIDETVLGAAGQPEDVAAVAMFLTSPLSRHVTGQVLRVDGGQLIA, from the coding sequence GTGACGCAGCCGCCGATCGATCTTGCGAGCCTGTCTCCCGAGCTGCTCCGTGGCAAGGTAGCGATGGTGACGGGGGGCGGAGGGGGGATCGGCCTCGCGACCGCTCGAATGCTGATGCACGCCGGCGCCCGCGTCGTGTCGGTCGACCTTGCCGGCAGGTCCGCGGCCGAGGGGGCGGAGTCGATCGAGTGCGATCTATCCGACTCTGCTCAGGTGACTCGGCTGTTTGCCGCATTCGACGCGGCGCACAAGCAACTCGACATGCTGGTCCACGCCGCCGGGACAACACGAGACGGCGTCTCCTGGAAGATGAGCGACGAAGACTGGCGGAGCGTGCTGAGCGTCAATCTCGACTCCGCCTTCTTCCTGGCACGACAGGCCGTTCCGCGGATGCGTTCCTCGGGGGGTGGCGCGATCGTCTTGATCGCGTCGATCAACGGTGAACGCGGCAAGTTCGGGCAGACCAACTATGCGGCCAGCAAGGCCGGACTCATCGGACTCGGACGATCGTTGGCAAGAGAGACCGGGAAGTTCGGAATTCGTGTCAACGTCATTTCGCCCGGCTTGATCGAAACGGAGATGACCTCCGGGCTGCCGGAGGTCGACCGCCAACGAGCGATCGACGAGACCGTCCTGGGGGCGGCCGGCCAGCCAGAGGATGTTGCCGCGGTGGCCATGTTCCTCACGTCACCCCTGAGCCGACACGTGACCGGCCAGGTCCTGCGCGTCGACGGCGGACAACTGATCGCTTGA
- a CDS encoding ferrous iron transport protein A, protein MMNLKDMRVGATAILAEIGGERTFRRRLMEMGLLPGTPVRLMRRVEVGGLVELRVRGCSVSLRVTEADRLRFEAGSAE, encoded by the coding sequence ATGATGAATCTCAAGGACATGCGTGTAGGTGCGACGGCGATCCTTGCCGAGATCGGTGGGGAGCGTACGTTTCGACGCCGCCTGATGGAGATGGGCTTGCTCCCCGGCACCCCGGTTCGACTGATGCGTCGAGTCGAAGTAGGGGGCCTCGTCGAGCTGCGAGTTCGTGGATGCAGCGTCAGTCTCCGAGTGACCGAAGCGGATCGGCTTCGATTTGAGGCGGGCTCTGCGGAATGA
- the feoB gene encoding ferrous iron transport protein B, with protein sequence MKLVQLTETPPLVTLCGNPNTGKTSIFNRLTGKNQKVGNYPGITVEKFVAPVSLDATHPAVICDVPGTHSLSARSAEEQIAILAIAGIPPLEPPDLTVIVVDATQLSRNLYLVLQIIETGGPAIVALNMVDLLKGEGLQIDVARMEQELGIPVVSVSGLSGAGIDTLRKRMIEVLDQPETGRATCRWAPTDHRVREDIDRVARVLPDAWLRKSPARRESLAIWALLSIADDDELGYVSSELRDEVNARYAEAEKQGREIDRTIIANRFDWIDRHLKSFLQQAETARKTFTERIDSVMLHPWIGFALFLVVMGVTFQALFSWSVPAIEFVESGIGLLVKGTRAVMPDGLFTEFLVGGVIAGVGSVVVFLPQILLLFFFIGLMEDTGYMARVAFLMDRLMRAMGLNGRAFVPMLSGFACAVPAVLATRTMERQRDRFLTILVVPLMTCSARLPVYTLIIGALFPPSRVLGIFPKQGLLMLAMYVFSTGMALVVAAVLGRTLLPGGNVPLILEMPSYRRPHVRDVLRMMWLRSSVFLREAGGMILLCTIVLWVLLSFPTHPKLDTDYDALRSEAHQTMGGTALADRLDQLNDQEEGAIFRRSYGARLGQTIEPVLAPLGFDWKIGVGIIGAFAAREVFISTMGVVYGVGSESDEGSVTLRAKIHDETRDDGRPVYTPLVGLSLMVFFALACQCMSTLAVVRRETKSWRLPVFLFAYMTALAWVMSFIVYQGGRLLGFS encoded by the coding sequence ATGAAGCTTGTCCAGTTGACCGAGACTCCTCCGCTGGTCACCCTGTGCGGAAACCCGAACACCGGCAAGACGTCGATATTCAATCGCCTGACCGGCAAGAACCAGAAGGTCGGCAACTATCCCGGTATCACCGTCGAGAAGTTCGTTGCACCGGTAAGCCTCGACGCAACACACCCCGCAGTCATCTGCGACGTGCCGGGCACCCATAGCCTCAGCGCTCGCAGCGCCGAGGAGCAGATCGCGATCCTGGCCATCGCGGGCATTCCCCCATTGGAGCCACCGGATCTGACGGTCATCGTGGTCGATGCCACACAGCTATCACGCAACCTGTACCTGGTGTTGCAGATCATCGAAACAGGCGGTCCGGCGATCGTCGCCCTAAACATGGTCGATCTACTGAAGGGCGAGGGTCTTCAGATCGATGTGGCGAGGATGGAGCAGGAGCTGGGTATCCCGGTCGTTTCCGTCTCGGGTCTGAGCGGCGCGGGAATCGACACTTTACGTAAGCGCATGATCGAGGTGTTGGATCAGCCGGAGACGGGGCGGGCGACCTGTCGTTGGGCACCGACGGATCACCGTGTTCGAGAAGATATCGATCGCGTCGCTCGCGTTCTACCGGATGCGTGGTTGCGCAAGTCACCGGCGCGACGCGAGTCGCTGGCGATCTGGGCTCTCCTGTCCATCGCCGACGACGATGAACTCGGCTACGTGTCCAGCGAGCTCCGGGATGAAGTGAACGCGCGATACGCGGAGGCAGAGAAGCAGGGTCGCGAAATTGACCGCACGATCATCGCGAATCGGTTCGACTGGATCGATCGTCATCTGAAGAGTTTCCTGCAACAGGCCGAAACGGCCAGAAAGACGTTCACCGAACGCATCGACAGCGTCATGCTGCACCCCTGGATCGGGTTCGCCCTCTTCCTGGTCGTAATGGGAGTGACGTTTCAGGCGTTGTTCAGTTGGAGTGTGCCTGCGATCGAGTTTGTCGAATCCGGCATCGGTCTCCTCGTCAAGGGGACCCGCGCTGTTATGCCCGACGGACTGTTCACCGAGTTTTTGGTCGGCGGTGTCATCGCCGGAGTCGGCAGCGTCGTCGTCTTCCTTCCACAAATCCTTCTCCTGTTCTTCTTCATCGGGCTGATGGAGGATACCGGCTATATGGCTCGCGTCGCGTTCCTGATGGATCGATTGATGCGGGCGATGGGCCTGAACGGCCGAGCGTTTGTCCCCATGCTGTCCGGCTTTGCGTGCGCGGTACCGGCCGTCCTCGCAACAAGAACGATGGAGCGCCAGCGCGACCGATTCCTGACGATACTCGTGGTTCCATTGATGACTTGTAGTGCCCGCTTGCCGGTTTACACACTGATCATCGGTGCGCTATTTCCGCCATCTCGCGTCCTGGGCATCTTCCCCAAGCAGGGTCTCCTGATGCTGGCGATGTACGTCTTTTCCACCGGCATGGCGCTGGTCGTCGCGGCGGTGCTCGGCCGGACGCTCCTGCCGGGTGGAAACGTGCCGCTGATCCTCGAGATGCCCTCGTACCGGCGACCCCACGTTCGAGACGTGCTGCGCATGATGTGGCTCCGTTCTTCGGTCTTCCTGCGTGAGGCCGGCGGGATGATCTTGCTCTGCACCATCGTGTTATGGGTGCTGCTCAGTTTCCCCACCCATCCGAAACTGGATACCGATTACGACGCGCTACGGTCGGAGGCTCATCAGACGATGGGTGGAACCGCCCTTGCTGATCGGCTCGACCAGTTGAATGACCAGGAGGAGGGAGCGATCTTCCGTCGTAGCTACGGCGCCCGGCTGGGGCAGACGATCGAGCCCGTTCTTGCCCCACTCGGTTTCGACTGGAAGATCGGCGTAGGCATCATCGGAGCCTTCGCAGCTCGCGAAGTGTTCATCTCCACGATGGGTGTGGTGTATGGCGTGGGCTCGGAATCCGACGAGGGGTCGGTCACACTGCGTGCAAAGATCCACGATGAGACCCGCGACGACGGTCGCCCCGTCTACACGCCGCTGGTGGGATTGTCGTTGATGGTGTTCTTCGCGCTGGCTTGCCAGTGCATGAGCACGCTTGCGGTGGTCCGTCGCGAAACGAAGAGCTGGAGGCTGCCCGTATTCCTGTTCGCCTACATGACCGCGCTCGCATGGGTCATGAGCTTTATCGTCTATCAGGGCGGAAGACTACTGGGATTTAGCTAG